Below is a window of Equus quagga isolate Etosha38 chromosome 1, UCLA_HA_Equagga_1.0, whole genome shotgun sequence DNA.
GGTGATCACATCACCATTGCCCTCCCCAAGGTTACAGAACATCTGTCaacctttattttacaaattgaacttacaaaaatctatatacatatacagttcTTTATCCAggagatttaaattaaaaagtgtatTCACTACAATATCTGACAGATACGTGccaaaaaatattcaacaagaaaagtggggtgggatggggtgagggggGCATGTCAAAGGATGTCCTCCTCCTTGGTGTGTCTTCCATTCATTCCCTTCAATATGAGAGAAACACACTTTGGTAGGTGAGCTACTCTGACCTTCTCGGACCTGCACTGGCCATCCCATGAGTCCTCACTGATCTCGGGGCCAGGACAAACTCTCCCCAGAGCACTCAGCCAGGCCAGACCAACCAACAGCACAGCCACTCAGGAACATGCCCCAGGATCACCTCAAGCCCCATCTTTTGCTAATTAATAATGACACCTCTGCTCATAGCACTTGCTGGTTTATGAAGCATTTGcccatatttttctcatttattttaatcctgCGGaatagggattaaaaaaaaaccaaagctcTTAGGTCAATCATCCTGGCCACACAAGAAATATGTGTCCCAGTCAAGGCTCAAACTCATTCTTCTCATTCCAAGTCCACAATCTTCCCACTAAACCACAGCCACCATTTGGGGCCTGGGTTTGTGCCAGTCAAATTTATAAAGAAGTGCCCCCTTGAACGAACAGTCTTCACAGGGGAGTTGGTAATTCAGGAGCAAGGACTAAGGTCCATATGGTTGTGCTAACTGAAATGATTGTGCTGAGCCAACTGTTATTAGTGCTCCTGAGCATGCCCAGCTTGACTGCTGGAGCCAAAAATGAGAAGGCACAGCCTCAGCAGATATGATGAGCTCAGAGTCCCTGAAGTTATCAATGCCTATGACTTGCTGCGTTCCTCTGCCACAAGGAGTGGGGCCTAAGACAGTCTTCACTGTCATTTAGAGAGGCCCAGATCAAAGCCTCTTGGGAAACAACCCCAGCTGACCCTGGAGCACAGGCTCCCACAGACATTCCCACTGCGATGAGCAATCCAAAGGGAACCCAAAAGGGAAGAGGGGGCTGTCTCTGACTTGAAGGCACTAATGATCCGGAGAGATTAGATATGGCACACAACTCTTAAAACAAGGGCAAACATGGTCACCCTCATATGAACGGAACAAAGAAAACCCATGAGAGTTCAGAGAGGGAGAGGTTATTTCTGGTTAGGATGGGAATGGGAGGTCTGGCAAGGGAGGGTAGGGATAAtcaagaaaagtagaaaatgagcTAGCCTTTGAAGGAGAGTACGACTTTGCTAGGCAGAAGGTGAGGAGCATACTAAGGAGAGTAGAGGAACACAAGGCAGGAAAGGCTGGGGCCAGATGGTTGAGGGCTCTGAGTGCAATTGGTACACAGTGGGCGAGAGGAAGTCATTGACGTCATCTTCATCAGGGGAGTGTGAGAATGAAAATCCTGACTTAAGATCACTAACCTAGCCTCAGTTACTCACTAATTGAGTTAGAATACTAGAGATAGGTCAACTAGTGAGGAGGCTACGGCAATAGGCGAGGTGAGAGGTAATAAGAGCCTGGGCTGGAGTGGTAatagcagaaatggaaaagaaggagaCAGACTCCAGacacctggcacagaggagggatCTAGGGGACCTGGCAACTAATGGGGCATGGAGGATGAAGACAGAGAGGAATCCAAGATGACTCAGAGGTTTCAAGCCCGGGTGATTGCAAGGACCAAGACACCACTACAGAAATAGAGAATTCAGGGGGAGGGGCTAGTTTGGGCATTGAAGTTCGTTGCTTCAGCTTCAGCTCATTTGTTTGAGGTGCTGGCAGAACATCTAGATAGAGGTTATAGGAAGCAGCTAGAAATTCAAGAGCTATGGAAAGAGGACAATGCTAAAGATAAAGATGTTGTAGCCATCTGTTCAAGGGTTAATGCCACGAGTAGAGGGTGTTTCGAAGAAAGAGATCACAAAAAAACCCTTAGGGAAAACCTGCATTGACTGAATAGTTGCATAAATCTGGCTTTAAACAGGCAGAGGTCTAAGAACTAACTAAACATTGGAAGTTAGGGAAGCCACGCGGACCAGGGCAAGGCTATGCATCAGAGAAGGGAGGTGCTACTAAgtatctgtttctctctgtcttacacacacacacacacacacatctatatttTCTCCCACCACCTTGAGGAAGTTTTAGGGTAGCACTAACCACCTGGAAGCCCTAAAAGTGGAGAAATGAGAGCTCTCTCTTCCTTAACctcataaagaaaacaacaaggCCCCTTCTCTCTACTAAAGAACCAAAGTCAGGCTCCCAGTCCTTGGATAAGCTCTTCCCTGGGCCTGAAAGAGGCAGGAGGAATTCAAATGAGCCAGTTAACAGAGAGGATGTCAACTCCTCCCACTGCGGGCAGCCTCTTGCAGAGCTCCACCCTAAACGAAAAGACAGGGCCAACCCTTCTGAGTGGTCCTGAGCAGACCAAAGGGTATGAGGCAACCACTTGGTCTCTGAGACATTAAGCTCTTCATAGCTGGATGGCAGCCCTTTAACAAATAGAGTCCTGACTAGACCATGGTGGGGTGCACACTCAGCTCTGACCCACACCCACGGGACCTCATCTACCTGTGGCCTTCAGGTCCACGCCATGACCACACCATTCCCAAAAGCCCTGTCGCTGCCTTCCAGGGCTCTGATTGTGAGGGCTGATGGCCATGCCCAGGCACTGGCTAGGGCTGAGAGCCCTCACCTCTCTAAACCCACCCTTCCTAGGATAGGGACAAGTCAGAGATGTTCATTTTCATATAGCTTACGGAGAAACCGAGGCAGAGTAGGGGAGAAGAGAATGTTTACTCAGGAATCCTGACTGCTATACTGTGTAATTCACCCAATAGATGGCAGTGTCTCCTAAAAACTGCCCTGTAAACCATGACAAGGGGTGAAAATGCCTTCATATAACAATAGCCAACATCCGCAGAATAGGCACGCCGCTGGGCACTGGATCTGGATTATATCACGTAGTCTTCATAACAGTTCCGTGAATTAGACTTTATTGTTATTCCTGCTTTATAGCCTTTGCTCAATGCTAAAAAGCTAGTAAGTAATAGACCCTGTGTTCTTAACTATCAGCTTTCATTACCTCTCAATTaatccatatttttaaacacCTAGTAGACTCAAACCTTGAAGTAATctacaagttttcttttaaagaattcagAATCATTCACTTAGAatccagaggtcagcaaactttttccagGAAGGGCCAGACAGTAAGTATCTTCAGCTTTTGGGGCCGTACTGTCTCTGTCCCAGCTACTCAGCCCTGCCATCATCACGGGAAAGAAGCCATAAACAATATGCAAatgatgggcatggctgtgtcctaataaaactttatttacaaaaacaggcagcagaccAGATTCAGCCCTGGGGCCACAGGGTGCCAACCCCCAGGCTCAGATCATCCTATGTGACCTTGCAAGAGTTTGATGAACCAAAGTTAAAAGAGGTGAAACAGCTAGATCTATTCGCCCAGGGTCATCCAGGCAATTAGTACTGAGTCAGAAGTAATATCAGATCTCTCTGCTCCCAATCCAGTACCCTCTCTGTCCCACTTTACACATCAGCATAGAGGCACAGAGATTAAAACCCCAAATCCTGGAAACGTGGCTTAGTGGAAAGAGTAATGAATCGGTTGTGGGGAAATCTGAGTCTAGTCCAGGCTCTTCTACCAACATTGCTATGTCAATTGAGCAGGTCAGTTGTCCTTCTGAGGGCCCCGTCTCCCCAGCCACAAAATGAGGGTGGTGTGCCTAGCCCTGGGTGACATCCAAGGCCAAGGAGTTCTGACACcatctggctctgctctgtgatTTGCCCGCCCCACCCAACACTCACTTGACGGCAGTGGTGAGGCGCAGGGGCCTGACGCCAGGCGTGGCAAAGCGCAGAGTGTTCATGTAAGCCACATGCTGCAGGGCATGGTTGAAGGTCTCCACATCATCCCCCTCCAGGGTGAGCAGGGACTGCGAGGGGTTCACGTGGACCTGGGCCCCAGACATAGACATGGCTGAGAGCAGGATCAGAGGcgggagaggaagggagcagaggtagagaggtggggcaggggtgggggccaggggatGTGCTGGGAAGGAGAGGGCTAGAGGAAGGGATGATACCTTCATGCCTTTGCCCAGGCTCTCGAAATCCCTATAGTCCAGCCCCTCCCGACATGCATAGAGGCACTCGATGACCTCACGGCTCTCCAGGCGGCCTGAGCGCACGCTGAAACCAGCCAGGTAGCCATGGAAGTAGTGATGGATCGGCAAGGGGTCTCCTAGGGGAGGAACACAGGGGTGGACGGGAGGTGAGAGGaggtgagaagagaggaggaaaagaaggagcaAAGGGGgctgagagaaagggaaaagacagaaaaagcagaaggcttgagaaagaaaatgaaaaggagaaaggtagaaactgaaagaaggaaagaagagagatgaaggcAGGAGGGAAGTGAGGCTAAGGCGGAGactggagaaggcagagagagaagacagaataaaaccaggaggagaagagcgAAAAATAGAAGCAACAGAGATGAGAAAAGCttccaggagaggaggaaagggaagaaggaaagcaaaaccaaagagaggaaagaggagacatAACGAAGGAAAGGAGGAGCCTGCAAGAGAGGCACCTTCACAGTGACATGCAAGGAGACCAGGATGAATGTGTGCGAGCTTCATAGATGCCCAGATCTTCCCTGACGGGTGACTGACTCCTGCCTCCTGCGTTCTGCTACATGGAAAGCCAGCAAGAGAACTCCTTTACTTTCCTCTGTAGGCAGGAAGGGACACCCAGGCTCCAGCCAAGCTCCGTCTGGCCTTACGTCTCCAAAGAAACCCTGCCTTGCTGTAGTTCTCAGAGGCTCTGCCCCTTGGCGGCATGTGAGGCAGTAAATAGTGAGGCTGGATAGGACTGGCGATGGAAAAGGGAGCACAGAACAGAAAGTTAAGATGAGAACCCTCTGGTCTCCAGGTTTTATACACAGAGTACCTTGTGTGGTGTCTGTACTGTTgtctcctcccttttccttctctttgttcttttcctctggagggaaaaaaaagtggcAGTGAGCTCAGGGTTGTGGGGCCAGATTGACAGAAAGAAGAGGTCTTGCCTGCTCTGACCCTGCCCACAGAGGACTTGCATCTCTCAGCTGAGTCCCAACCCTTCTTTTGTCATGTCTCAATCTCTCTGTTATAGACAAACCCCCAAATATGTTGCTGAGGAAGGACAAGGGCTCTggtaagacacacacacacaaaggctcccagaaggaaagaaaaaaaaaaggaaatagtttaAAAGTTGAAAGATTGATGACTCTCTGAAGGGTTACTGGCCTCCTGGAGGGGACCCAGCTGTGGAAATCACCATCGTGATGGAACAAAGTAGGAATGAACTGGCtgaccagaaagagaaattctggtGAAATCTGAGAAGGAAATTCCTCCAAGTCAGAGGTGATGATTAGTTGAATGGGTGGGAGTTATGGGGGCTGTGGTCTCCTCCACCAGAGCTCTTTCTTCAGGGGGATTATGAAGGTCAGGCTGCCCTTGCTCCTTTACCAATCCTCAGCCACTGGAGGCTCTAACCTTTAGTGGTTTCATTAAGAAGTTCAGGAGGACTTACCAGCCCAGCAGGCCCCAATCATGAGTGCAGGTTCCCTTCGGGGCGGGTGGATGAGACCATTGTCATGGATGAGGGCAGGGTCAAACGAGATGCCATCAGCATAGAGTGTGACTGTGGGGAATTCGAGGTTCAAAGCATAGTGGTGCCACTCATCGTCACAGacctgggggaggaggatggggcaaGAATCCCTCGGTTACTTCATCTTGAGGGAACTAACGCAAGGCACTGCCCCATCTCCTGCAAGACAGGGGCCAGTCGCTCATATTCCCAGTTCTAGCAATAGGGTTTACTAGTGAATTGCTGCCTACCCGGTTCAAGGAGTAACATCCTTGCCCAAAATCTATCAAGCACCAACCTAGTATCTAAAATTCCACTCTTCAGGTAAACCTTTAAAACTGTAAACTTTTCTAAGAGGAGTAACACTATTTTGTGAATGcatttttccccaaaaatgtacgtatgtatgtatgtatgtcacTGGAATCTCTAAGTCTGTAACCCAACAGGAACCACTAAAACAAACACGCTTCTCTTTGCGGTTTCTCCAGGATCAGACAAGCCGGGGTGGCGGATGGTCAGAAGAATGAGAGGCAGAGAGTTCTCTGCCTTACCAACTTCCAAACACTGGAATTCCTCAAGGTTCAACCTCgaccctcttccctttcctctgtaCACTCTTTTCCTAGGGGTTACCTCCTCTGTGCCTGTGGGTTCAGATGCCATATCTATGCTGACAACTCTAAAATCTGATCCCAGCCCAGAACTCTCCTGTGAATGCTCTGGCTCACCACTTGGTTGTCTTACAGGTATCTCACATTTCACACGTGTGAGATGGAAGTCCACACCCCTTCCCCATCGTCTCAGTTTTCCCTGGGCAGAATAAATGTTCTGCCGTCCGTCCAGTTGCTCAAATGGATGACCTAGGAGACATCTTtgatccttctctctccctcatcctccATGTCCACTCCATCAGTGGGTACTGTCGATCCTAAGGCCAAACAGAACTAAAAGCTGTGGGTTTCTGTTCagttctctccatctccattgaCACACATCACCCAAATCCTCAATCTTCTCCTATGTACTGTTGCAACAGACTTATCTCTATACTTACACTCGTCTCTCTTACATTCATGTCTCTCTCCAATACATTCCTCCCATAGTCGCCAAAGTCATCTTCTTAAAATGTAAAGTTGATCAGGCCACATCCCTGCTTTGAACCCTTCATAAGGCTTCCCATCTCTCATTGGACAAAATCCAAATGAACCCCACCTGACAGAGTCCATTGTACAACCTGATCACTACCCACCTTTCCGATCTCAAACCCAGTCTTTCCCCCTTGTTCACTGCACTCTAATCTCATTGGCCCTCTTTCCATGCTTGGAACATGCTGAGCTCTTtcctccctcagggcctttgcatctgctcCTCCTactgcctggaacactctcttCTCACAGCTATTTCTCATCCTTTAGGACAAGCTTACATTTCACGTCCGTCAGGCCTTCACTGAACATGGGACCAAAGTTGAGTTCCCCCCACCTTGCCTCCCTCTATTCTCTACCTCGGTCCCTTGCTTTTCTTTCAGAGAATTTATCacaatttttcattcttatatttctacttactttttaaaaatctagatccCCAACTAAAACGTAAGCTCAATGAAGGCAAAGATTTTGTTCCATCTTATACTCCACTGTATCTCCAGAACCTAGCAGAATGACAGGGtattgatatttaataaatatttgctgaataaataagagcaaataaaagaaaaatagaaagagcaATGTTACCAATATTAGCAATGTAGGGGAAAGATCAAGAAGCGGCAAAAGGCAGAATATCTCTTTGAAAGAATGCCACAAAAAGCAAAAGCTTTTGTAGACAGCCCTCAATTCTCCAGTTTGTGGATTTTCTGGGCCCttcatttccccttctctctcttccacttcctgCCTTTTTTCAGCCATTTGCTTACTCAGCCACTCCACCAAGGCTTGcaagaaaaatagaaggagatGGAACCTCAAATTAGTCCCCGCTGGTCCTTGTGGTCAGCTtggagaatgaataaagaagaggCTAGAATTGTTGGCTCATgagaggattttttctttttctttttttttgcccatttttatttgtcCCTCATAATCATGGATAATAATACTAAGAATTAAAATGTATAGACTGCTTTTCAGTCTATAAAGGACTATTACATCATTTTATCCTACAACAACCCTGGGATACAGAATccctattatccccatttaatagTCAAAGAAACTTAAGTTTAAACATATTGACCAAGATTTTGTGACTAGTAAGGTCCCCTGGCAGGACTTAAACCCAATCTGTGTCCCTCAGAATTACTTATATCCTTGATTACAACATGCTAACTGCTTGGAAGTCAGGGACAAATACTGTTAAAGTTCTAgataagaaggaaatgaaataaaaccaggGGGAAAGAGCTAGTTGATTAGGTTTGACGTTAGTagtaatttgttttccttttagtcCAGGAGTGCTTTCTGCAGGAGACAAGACttggaaaaagagaacaagagaaccTGGGGGTACAACGATCAGGAACTGAAAGTGGAGAATGAAAGAGGGGGCATAGGGCGACCTCAAAAATGCCATGCCCTGCCTAGGACCCTCCTTCCCTGAAAGTAAGTTACATCACCCAGCTTTCCCTGGAGCCTCGCACCAGCTCACCTGCTCCAGCTTCCAGAGGAACTTGACCGGGCGGGTACTCTCAAGCAGAGGCCAGTAAAGGAAGGCAATTCTGCAGCCATGGACGGTCAGTGAGTAGTGAGAGAAGCCATCCTCTGAGGAGAGAGGGTGGAGATGGGGGTCAAACCCAGGGCCTGAGGCAAGTACATGTTCAAAGCACCAGGAGGGAGAGGAACtggattctttttccttccaggtGCGCTCTTACTCCTGCATTCTCTTACTCCTGCATTCTCTAgcgtcttctctctctctctctctctctctctcacacacacacacacacacacacacacagagtccagCCCAGGTGACAACTAGGGCTTCTCAGACATCTGAGAAAGGGGCTGAAGGGGGACACTGGCCAGCCTGCTTCCACCCAGATCTTTATTGGTCCTTTGGTTAATACAAACATCATGGGTGACAGTCCTTTTCAGgtcaaaagaaatgagctcagAAAAGTGGCAGAAATGGAAGAGCAGGTCAAGGCTGAGCCCTCCCTGGAAAGATGTGCCActgcagtggagggaggaggggtacTTAGAGATGAGCCAATGAGCCCTTATAGCAGGAGGATGGGATGGtgatggaagagaaagaatggggCACACCATTATCCAGGCCTTTCCATCGCAATGGAGGGGCTTTAATGGGAGAAGATTTGGGGGCACTCTACTCCATGTGGGATGCAGGGGGATTGAGCAACTGCAAATGAGAACAGCAATGAGCAGTCCCACTGCACTCTGAGGGCAGTAAGCTCTCACCTTGTCATGTTGGGAGTCGATCACAGAATTTGAGGGAGCATCAAACCTAACATTGCCATCTTACAAATGAGGGAGAGCAAGTGACCCATTCACAGTAAAAGACTGCCCAGTGATAGAGGCAGGACACAAAGCCAGTGTCCCCACTCTCAGACCAGCACCCTGAGGAAGGCTCACCATTTTGCACAGTGTTACACACGAtggtttcctcttccttcttgcccTTGTTGGGAGTTACACCATGTTTCATCCAGAAAGACAGGGTAAAATGGTCACTGAGGCTGTCCTggggcccagagcccagcccagctgtGCCACCCAAGGGCACCTGCACAGCTTGGGTGCCATTGAACCAGTATATAAGGCTGCTGTCCTGGCTGTAATGCACTGAGAGTCCCGCCGTCCAGTTGGCATTGGGGCCAGGCATGGGCAACAGATCCacctccccagtggcagcaccTGCAGGAGCCCCAGAGGGCACGAGAGTCAGAGCGGGGAAACGGGAAGCAGGCAGGGCAAGAGCGACTGATGGGAAGACTGATGGAGACTACAGCTAGTCTCACTGACTCTTCTGGCCTTTCAAAGACAAGAGAGGGATAAACTTCTCTTCTAGGAATAGCTTTCCAACTAACTCAACCCCTTTTCCAACTCTTCATCTCTCCCTACCATTGTTCCACAAAGTACCTGGTAACTGTCTTGTGCTACAATTATGCATCTTTGCCAATgacatatttatttgctttttgggCCACGAGAGCTAACTACCTGCCACAACCACTGTGGATGTATGCACTCTGGATGGACAAAGGAAGATGTAAGAAGGCAGATTCTTAGGAAACAGGCAGAGGAGGATCAGGCAGAGGCTGGGTGGgaaggggcaggcctggggtggggaggtgggcgaGGCGGCAGGGGAGCAGGCACACCCACCACAGAGTTTCCGCAGTGCCCGCTCTGAGTAGTTGTCTCGGTCACAGCCCTTGGCCACATGGCTGGTCTGCAGCTCTATGGTGGCCTGAATGTTCCAGAGAGGTTCATCACATGTCTCCAAGCGGATACCAGGGAACAAAGCCAAGCTCCCAGCACCTGGTGCATATTCAATCCTTTTGTTCCAGCCTGCATGGGTGAGAGGGAGAGGGCggtggacagagagagaagggtaAGTCAGCCCCTCCTATCCATTTCTCTCTTGCCACTCCACTGGCAGTCTCAGGCTCCTAGGAAAATGGCCGGCCAGGGTGGAGAGCTATAAGCCTGACTCCAAAtatccctcccctgcctcctagCCTAGCCCCTATGATTGTCAAAGGGACAAAAAAGGAGACCAAGGTAAAAGATGCTTCACAAGATGGGTCACTGAGCTGAGCTCCTCACCTTGCCAGCTGGGTTTACAGGTGGGCTTCACCTGGATCTCAACCTCGGCATCATCTGCCGCCCGCTTCTTCCCGCAGTCGTAAGCCGTCACCGTAAACTTGTAGAGCCTCTCACCACTGTACTGCAGCTTCTCCGTGTTCTCAATGTTCCCTgaggtgggggtgtgggtggaggCGGATAGAGCAGGTCAAGAGCACTAGAGAAATCCCGGGGAGGCAAGGGGAGGGCTCATGAGCTAATTGGGCACAGGTGAACTATGCAGCAGGAAGCGGGGAACAAAGCGTCTGGGACAAAAGCTCCACATCTGAGAAGGAGGGTGTGCAATGAGGATCTGACAGGCAGGAGAAGTGGAGAGCACAGCCCTGGAGTGTCCTAAGGGATGTGGGATGCAGGGGCTGCACTCACCGTCATTGTCGATGAGGAAGGGGGTGTTGGGAGTGAGGATCTCGTAATAGCAGATCTGGCTGTACTGGGGGGAGCAGTCACCATCGATGGCTTCGACCCGCAGGATGCGGTCATACAGCTTCCCCTCGGTCACCGCAGCGCGGTATAGCCGCTCCACAAACACTGGGGCAAATTCATTCACATCATTGACCCGCACATGCACAGTCGCCCTGCAAGTGCCAGAGCAGAGGAGGAACAAGGAAGAGTCAGCCAGCCTCGATATTCCATACCAGACACTCGCCGAGAGGCACCCGTAGGGATCCAGACAGGGAATCAGAGCAGAAGGGAGCCAGTGTGTCCCTGAGCTTGGGGCAGTCAGCACGCTCAGCCCCACCGCCTGGGGCACCAGGCACCCCAAGAGGGAGGGCCGAGGGAAAGAGCAACTGATGTAGGGGTAAGGAGCAACCCCAGCGGGGGCCAGCAGCTGATGACTTCTGTACAGAACGCTATAGGTTGTGGTGCCAAGACCAGCGGTAAGGCAGAGGATTTTGTGCCCAGCAGGTCTTTCCTTCACAAGTCAGATCTGCAGAGTTAGAGCCAAATTAAAACCAACCATGGGAGGGGAAGTGGCATTTGTTCAAAAGCCATAAGTCATCTGCCATGAGTCGTACGTGTGAGATGAGTGCAGCCTTCTGCATACGCATGTGCGATGTGCATGTCGGCTGTGGGCCCTCCCTACTCGGGCACCTGCGGGCCAAGCAGAGCTCAGCTAAGCCTTTTGTGCTGAGCCCTGCCCTTAGCCAAGATCCAGGTGCCGGAGGTCCAGAGGCAGGGGTCCTATCTCCAAATGGGAAAATGAGTCACAAGGATGGTTTATCGCTAGTGCCTCTTAGTGGCCCAGGAATCCTgactgccaatctttctcccaTTCTCAAATGAGAAGTTAGCTGGAACAGACGTAGGAGTCCTGGGCCCCAGTCTCTTTCATGCTTAGCCATCTCCTGCCTACCCTAACCTAGAGCTGTGCATGTGTATGTTATGTGTGTGAGCGTGGTGCACAATACAAGTAGACTGATGGGGCAATTGGAAGGGATCCAGATGTGTGCTCAATGcactcatcttcctcttcctcattgtAACCCCCATGTACTGAGCCCTTTCCTATGCTTCAGGCACTGTGGTGCATGCTTTGTACACAAACCACCTCCTTTCGTCTTCACAGTAACCTAAAGAGGTAGGTATCTCGGCCAGgcccaatggttaagtttgcatgctctccttcggcagcctggggtttatgggtttggatcccaggcatggacctacacaccactcatcaaaccatgatgcagcagtgacccacatgcaaaatggaggaaaattggcaccgacagtagctcagcaacaatctttcctaagcaaaaaaaaaaagaagattcgcaacaaatgttagctcagggtcaatcttcctcaccaaaaaaaaaaaagtatgtatcaTCATTATCCCaatttgacagataaggaaaagcAGATCCAGATGGgctaagttgcccaaggtcataagAGGCAAAACCAAGATTAGATCTCACTGAGTTCTACTGCATGTTTCTGTCACCTTGACTGAAGGCTCCTGGAGGACAAAGACTCTGTCTCTAAACCCTACAAACAGAGAGGGGAGCCGGTAGCTCATCAATGACAGCATGGACAGAGGATGGTGAGCAgcttgggaggagggagaagagcccTGCAGCAGGGGACCGGGACAAGGGCTTCCTCACTTGTGGGACTTCTTGGTGTTGGCCCCGTCAGGGCCCTCGCCACAGTCGTAGGCCTGGATGGTGAAGGTGTGCTCCTTCTGGGCCTCACAGTCCACTGGCTCCTTGGCCCGGATCAGCCCTTCTCCCGTCGCCTTGTCCAGGATCACAGCCTCAAAGGGCACCCCAGACCCATGGAGCCGGAAGCCACAGATCTCACCtggcagagggggagggagggatgaggctCCTGCAACCACCTCCAGCGTCTccttcccagcctcagcctccccacctcGGGTTCCCGCTTCACCTCTTCTCCCAAACCCCATCAGTTCTCCTGTACATGTGACAGCAATAAGTATCAAACATAGAGCTCCAATCCCAGCTTCCCTGAGCAGCAACCTCTCAGAGCCACCAGGTCTGAGATCTGGCAAAATCTTGATGTGTTTAACCCCTGCCTGGCCACGTCCCTCTCTCCCGCTCCCTTTACTCAACCACCATTCTTCAATGGAGCCCATTCGCCTCCTTGAGCCTACTTCTTCCATTTTCCCAAGGTCTCTTCCCCATTTCCTCATTGCTCTCCCTCCCAggacctcccctctcctcccttgcCCTCTGTCCTACCCACCTTGCCATGTCCCGACCCCAATTACCTGCATAGCGCAGGGGGGCGTCCTTGTCCAAGGCAAAGAGTGGCGGGTTCAGCAGGACTGTGTTGTCATTCTCCATGACGATGCCCTGGTATTCTGCTTCGATCCATGGCTTGTGCTTGTTGGCTGATGccccagggagaggaaaggaagcacTTGTGAGCTGGTACTCTACTCCCACACAACCCTTGTTGACCCAAACCGCCACCAGCATCACCCCCCTTTCCACCCCTGATGAAGCACCTGCAGGAGGAAGGGCTGAGGACAAGAAATCAGTTATTAAAGGAGTCAGAGGGTCTGTGGGAGGTCACAGCCTTCTCCTATGGCAGGATAGACAGCTTCCATGGCAACAGCctgccctggggggagggggaccaCTATCTCCCCTGGGAAACATGGTCAAAGG
It encodes the following:
- the CLSTN3 gene encoding calsyntenin-3 isoform X2, producing the protein MANKHKPWIEAEYQGIVMENDNTVLLNPPLFALDKDAPLRYAGEICGFRLHGSGVPFEAVILDKATGEGLIRAKEPVDCEAQKEHTFTIQAYDCGEGPDGANTKKSHKATVHVRVNDVNEFAPVFVERLYRAAVTEGKLYDRILRVEAIDGDCSPQYSQICYYEILTPNTPFLIDNDGNIENTEKLQYSGERLYKFTVTAYDCGKKRAADDAEVEIQVKPTCKPSWQGWNKRIEYAPGAGSLALFPGIRLETCDEPLWNIQATIELQTSHVAKGCDRDNYSERALRKLCGAATGEVDLLPMPGPNANWTAGLSVHYSQDSSLIYWFNGTQAVQVPLGGTAGLGSGPQDSLSDHFTLSFWMKHGVTPNKGKKEEETIVCNTVQNEDGFSHYSLTVHGCRIAFLYWPLLESTRPVKFLWKLEQVCDDEWHHYALNLEFPTVTLYADGISFDPALIHDNGLIHPPRREPALMIGACWAEEKNKEKEKGGDNSTDTTQGDPLPIHHYFHGYLAGFSVRSGRLESREVIECLYACREGLDYRDFESLGKGMKVHVNPSQSLLTLEGDDVETFNHALQHVAYMNTLRFATPGVRPLRLTTAVKCFSEESCVSIPEVEGYVVVLQPDAPQILLTGTAHFARPAVDFEGPEGVPLFPDLQITCSISHQVEAKKDESWQGTVTDTRMSDEIVHNLDGCEISLVGDDLDPERESLLLDMASLQQRGLELTNTSAYLTIAGVESITVYEEILRQARYRLRHGAALYARKFRLSCSEMNGRYSSNEFIVEVSVLHSMNRVAHPSHVLSSQQFLHRGHQPPPEMAGHSLASSHRNSMVPSAATLIIVVCVGFLVLMVILGLVRIHSLHRRVSGAGGPPGASSDPKDPDLFWDDSALTIIVNPMESYQNRQAHVAGAAGGQQEDEDSSDSEAADSPSSDERRIIETPPHRY